One Borrelia parkeri genomic region harbors:
- a CDS encoding DUF759 family protein yields MNDTKFTIKFKGVLDHALTRKSLEQDIAKLERLIKPKRSHLKSTRDILKHNLYEKKRELAKQKKYERLRESVEKFRLTKTKKLIKLGYTFEDARRKAFKHSLMSTKERRRLEYEDLKRGGHKATTLNKTVQSSILKGASILKIAAGTALGNAVSSGASGIFSYAKKSLEENAKLSKTHAITSKVFTTGEKKSLSHMLKGFSGFERDLEREDFLNLAGIIRKELEFLGQNNDNNLKKAVEFAAKLKSTGVVDDTNSAIAAVVEFLQGKSGPLYDIMSSFKEFTGKYNERAAMEYDILAPGQALDYRSHKLKEVINDWNSLKFPTYSSSTEEAKSSLEKLNDTGSKLTAKVLEPLVTSLNKILDWALTFNFQTHVINPLIDGFKSFFGDINEWLIKLGKRTLKLILPSKIYRLVFGSEPATDKSHSPLLSTDTEAKLETDASIKTPR; encoded by the coding sequence ATGAATGATACAAAATTTACAATTAAATTTAAAGGTGTACTTGATCACGCATTAACTCGCAAATCTTTAGAACAAGATATAGCCAAACTAGAACGTTTAATTAAACCTAAGCGATCACATCTAAAGAGTACTAGGGATATATTAAAACACAATTTATATGAGAAGAAACGTGAACTAGCCAAACAAAAAAAATATGAACGTTTAAGGGAAAGTGTAGAAAAGTTTAGACTTACTAAGACTAAAAAACTCATTAAGCTTGGATACACATTTGAAGACGCTAGGCGAAAAGCATTCAAGCATTCCTTAATGTCAACTAAAGAGCGAAGACGACTAGAATATGAAGATTTGAAACGTGGGGGGCACAAAGCAACAACACTTAACAAAACCGTTCAAAGTAGTATTCTTAAAGGCGCTAGTATTTTAAAAATCGCTGCTGGGACTGCTCTTGGAAATGCTGTTAGTAGTGGTGCTTCGGGAATATTTAGTTATGCTAAGAAATCTTTAGAAGAAAATGCAAAATTAAGTAAAACACATGCAATTACTTCAAAAGTATTTACAACAGGTGAGAAGAAATCATTAAGTCACATGCTTAAAGGATTTTCCGGTTTTGAAAGGGATTTAGAGAGAGAAGATTTCCTAAACTTGGCTGGGATAATTAGAAAAGAACTCGAATTTTTAGGTCAAAACAATGACAATAATCTTAAAAAGGCAGTAGAATTTGCTGCAAAGCTTAAATCTACTGGGGTTGTTGATGATACTAACTCGGCTATTGCAGCAGTAGTAGAATTCTTGCAAGGTAAAAGCGGTCCTCTCTATGACATTATGAGCTCATTTAAAGAGTTTACTGGTAAATATAATGAACGAGCCGCAATGGAATATGACATACTAGCACCAGGCCAGGCCCTTGATTACAGAAGTCATAAACTAAAGGAAGTAATTAACGATTGGAACTCACTTAAATTTCCTACTTACTCAAGCTCGACAGAAGAGGCTAAAAGTAGCTTAGAAAAGCTTAATGACACAGGTTCAAAACTTACTGCCAAGGTATTAGAACCGTTAGTTACTTCTTTAAACAAAATACTCGATTGGGCTTTAACGTTTAATTTTCAAACACATGTTATTAACCCCTTAATAGACGGGTTTAAAAGTTTTTTCGGTGACATTAACGAATGGCTTATAAAACTTGGCAAGAGAACTTTAAAATTAATACTGCCTAGTAAAATATACAGATTGGTATTTGGCAGCGAACCTGCAACAGATAAAAGTCATTCACCACTCTTAAGTACTGATACTGAAGCAAAATTAGAAACAGACGCAAGTATAAAAACACCAAGGTAA
- a CDS encoding DUF1322 family protein encodes MKSSSNEYIQVLHETKLEYFKLLEEIKQNKYFFPIIMGVCTLNDVKTLNYKDLMEVNKISELKLEKQIFEMFLSKGVL; translated from the coding sequence ATGAAAAGCAGTAGTAATGAATATATACAAGTATTACATGAAACTAAGCTTGAATATTTTAAGCTACTTGAAGAGATAAAACAAAACAAATATTTCTTTCCAATTATCATGGGTGTTTGCACTTTAAATGACGTAAAAACACTAAATTATAAAGATTTAATGGAAGTTAACAAAATATCTGAACTTAAACTTGAAAAGCAAATATTTGAAATGTTCCTTAGTAAAGGTGTATTATGA
- a CDS encoding DUF1473 family protein translates to MITRYKMNILTKDKTHTFEVRVLPVYKWDSILGFSQSEGIHKLNEIKYLSEITNLMIKPGFLDEFYFILNENREYITYYKEYLQAILYSIQFDTFKSDPDFKRPNLVYLSHYLNNTSGFIQFDYIDDSWNYEEIIQNIKI, encoded by the coding sequence GTGATTACACGTTACAAAATGAATATTTTAACTAAAGACAAAACACATACATTTGAAGTAAGAGTACTTCCTGTCTACAAGTGGGACTCTATATTAGGATTTTCACAAAGTGAAGGCATACATAAACTAAATGAAATTAAATATTTAAGCGAAATTACCAATTTAATGATTAAACCTGGCTTTTTAGATGAATTTTACTTTATTTTAAATGAAAATAGAGAGTACATTACTTACTATAAAGAATATCTTCAAGCCATACTTTACTCAATTCAGTTTGATACATTCAAATCAGATCCTGACTTTAAGAGACCAAATTTAGTTTACTTAAGTCATTATCTAAATAATACTAGTGGCTTTATACAATTTGATTACATTGATGATAGTTGGAATTATGAAGAGATAATACAAAATATCAAAATATAG
- a CDS encoding DUF1463 family protein has product MTQCYDLRNIVFSIGGHEIQSGKLELTSEPTTRAVASSEDRGFPIVSFRDPRTIVFIFNIEVSIGTYDYKLLTKLSKDQFYNMSKSKNERMLDLVFNDLEDIKIISNSAFFAEEPSRSYSAEAEKVTFEIRAVGCTVDN; this is encoded by the coding sequence ATGACACAATGTTATGATTTAAGAAACATAGTTTTTTCAATTGGCGGGCATGAGATTCAAAGCGGTAAGTTAGAACTTACAAGTGAACCTACAACAAGAGCGGTAGCTAGCAGTGAAGATAGAGGGTTTCCCATAGTTAGCTTTAGAGACCCTAGAACCATTGTTTTTATATTCAATATTGAGGTTTCAATTGGAACTTATGATTACAAACTGCTAACAAAGCTTTCAAAAGACCAATTCTATAACATGTCCAAAAGTAAAAATGAAAGAATGTTAGATTTAGTATTCAATGACTTGGAAGACATCAAAATCATATCTAACTCTGCATTTTTTGCAGAAGAACCTTCAAGAAGCTACTCTGCTGAGGCTGAAAAGGTTACTTTTGAGATAAGAGCAGTTGGATGCACAGTTGATAATTAA
- a CDS encoding DUF787 family protein — MPQDTISVNLAHSRLDINYVNYYAPLLVYKCAKIKVNTTTPKVKILNLNINNFERQIDALEKEGSNGEDEFGKEKEYLKSAIQAFFSSGDAGLKSVKLLIYKEGTEAKAIKTELRDNRYTFIVLINTYASNSDGGDGLTIYKDDYTHFKDDKHFFVFATKESEIKELFKNGSNSKEKIIVIHSKGDENLHLRFISKYLHEASIFQAANPYGLKLSGMEPITDDDTISKLRGANINFYSLLNETGLDGVKAFKEGVTLSGTPIDELFTYHYIKYEFTSELIRVWNFNGRQNSKLSKLQLSGERDNAYSAAIECMLKRFIDGGLIVAYSKLKIQVSSTPQLKLLLSVEITYNHSMNAVLLNITAQDIQNYLNSLKET; from the coding sequence ATGCCGCAAGATACAATTAGTGTGAATTTGGCACATTCTAGATTAGATATAAATTATGTAAATTACTACGCGCCTTTACTTGTTTACAAATGTGCCAAAATTAAAGTTAACACCACAACACCCAAGGTAAAAATATTAAACTTAAATATAAATAACTTTGAGAGACAGATTGATGCACTTGAGAAAGAAGGTAGTAATGGAGAGGATGAATTTGGTAAGGAAAAGGAGTACTTAAAGAGCGCAATACAAGCATTCTTTTCTTCAGGTGATGCTGGACTTAAATCAGTTAAACTACTTATATATAAAGAAGGCACTGAAGCAAAGGCAATTAAGACAGAGCTTAGAGATAATAGATATACATTTATTGTACTTATAAACACCTATGCAAGTAACAGTGATGGTGGTGATGGACTTACTATTTACAAGGATGATTATACACATTTTAAAGACGATAAGCACTTTTTCGTATTTGCAACTAAAGAATCTGAAATCAAAGAACTATTTAAAAATGGTAGTAACTCTAAAGAAAAAATTATTGTTATCCACTCTAAAGGTGATGAGAACCTTCATTTGCGGTTTATATCTAAATACTTACATGAAGCTAGTATATTTCAAGCTGCTAATCCTTATGGACTCAAACTTAGCGGCATGGAGCCTATTACTGATGATGATACAATTTCTAAACTTAGAGGGGCAAATATTAACTTCTACTCACTTCTTAATGAAACTGGTCTTGATGGTGTTAAAGCTTTCAAAGAAGGAGTAACTCTTTCAGGCACTCCTATTGATGAACTCTTCACTTACCATTATATCAAATATGAATTTACATCAGAGCTTATTAGAGTATGGAATTTTAATGGTAGACAAAATAGTAAATTATCAAAACTGCAACTCTCAGGAGAGCGAGATAATGCTTACAGTGCAGCTATTGAATGTATGCTTAAACGTTTCATTGATGGAGGTCTAATTGTTGCGTACTCTAAGCTTAAGATTCAAGTATCATCAACACCTCAGCTAAAGCTTTTATTATCCGTAGAGATTACTTATAACCACTCTATGAACGCCGTTCTTTTAAACATTACAGCACAAGATATACAAAATTATCTAAATAGCTTAAAGGAGACTTAA
- a CDS encoding DUF764 family protein, translated as MILSTQNIHKSLISYFKIFKERISKLEIKLDLINTYNHPYMSKYTIQCENIIAIKFENMDDLTLGSRAGAFYKNVNEFSLHFQIFILSQVINSKDKDAYYTMFQIYSLLSDFIYENTCKLTLEQEEDDKYSIRVNLYIYPTTNMQNSGLVKIDSNYSNAAYCCSQAFKANVQVIEQLIREEK; from the coding sequence GTGATATTAAGTACACAGAACATACACAAAAGCTTAATCTCTTATTTTAAAATTTTTAAAGAACGTATCTCTAAATTAGAGATAAAGTTAGATTTAATTAATACATACAATCATCCATACATGTCTAAATACACTATTCAATGTGAAAACATTATTGCAATTAAATTTGAAAATATGGACGATCTAACGTTAGGCTCAAGAGCTGGTGCATTTTACAAAAATGTAAATGAGTTTAGTTTGCATTTTCAAATATTCATTTTAAGTCAGGTTATAAACTCTAAAGACAAGGATGCTTATTACACCATGTTTCAAATTTATAGTCTACTTAGCGATTTTATTTACGAGAATACTTGTAAGTTAACACTAGAACAAGAAGAAGATGATAAATACTCAATTAGGGTCAACTTATATATTTACCCTACAACAAATATGCAAAACAGTGGACTTGTTAAAATTGATTCTAATTATAGCAACGCTGCATATTGTTGCAGTCAAGCTTTTAAAGCTAATGTACAAGTAATAGAACAACTAATTAGGGAGGAGAAGTGA
- a CDS encoding DUF1506 family protein — MSSIRDRLSKLASRVISYFKNEETLKLYKGTYAYLENLASHDITFNKNNSSEFKGVLFSIKADTLASVPEINLYDIKSLHKLYTTSNLDFELKDRISDESTFYEILSIDSSVGYLTMILKEVEWK, encoded by the coding sequence ATGAGTAGCATTAGAGATAGACTTTCAAAGTTAGCATCAAGAGTAATCTCTTATTTTAAGAATGAAGAGACTTTAAAACTTTATAAAGGAACCTATGCTTACCTGGAGAATTTAGCCTCGCATGATATAACTTTCAATAAGAATAACTCAAGTGAGTTTAAGGGAGTACTCTTTAGTATAAAAGCTGACACGCTTGCAAGCGTTCCTGAAATTAATCTTTATGATATAAAATCACTTCACAAACTTTATACTACGTCCAATTTGGATTTTGAACTTAAAGATAGAATTTCAGATGAAAGTACATTTTATGAAATTCTAAGTATCGACTCTAGTGTTGGCTATCTTACTATGATTTTGAAGGAAGTAGAATGGAAGTAG